One part of the Nostoc sp. PCC 7120 = FACHB-418 genome encodes these proteins:
- a CDS encoding phosphonate ABC transporter ATP-binding protein codes for MSDYVIECHNLETAYVGSLNRPILNEISCHIKQGEFVVLLGLNGAGKSTLLRSLVGLVPLVRGEVHINGVAMNSRILPQIRRDVGMLFQGGGLIPQLSAIENVLCGRLGTRTTWQTLFGFPKRDRLLALELLEQLGLRELAYQKTSKLSGGQQQRVAIARALIQSPQILLADEPTTGLDVIATQQVMETLAELHAQQGMTVIAVLHDLGIAARYAQRAIILDAGRIVYEGSCDNLQAQFVVNNQ; via the coding sequence ATGAGTGATTACGTAATTGAATGTCACAACTTAGAGACAGCTTATGTTGGCTCTTTGAATCGCCCCATCCTCAACGAGATTAGTTGCCACATCAAACAGGGTGAATTTGTTGTACTGCTAGGACTCAATGGAGCCGGTAAGTCTACGTTATTGCGATCGCTTGTTGGGTTAGTACCATTAGTCAGAGGAGAAGTCCACATCAACGGCGTAGCGATGAATAGCCGCATACTCCCCCAAATTCGCCGTGATGTAGGAATGTTGTTTCAAGGCGGTGGTTTGATTCCCCAGTTATCAGCCATTGAAAATGTATTGTGCGGTAGGCTGGGTACAAGAACAACTTGGCAGACATTATTTGGCTTTCCGAAACGCGATCGCCTATTGGCATTAGAATTACTCGAACAGTTGGGTTTAAGAGAGTTAGCTTACCAAAAAACTAGCAAACTCAGTGGTGGACAGCAACAAAGGGTAGCGATCGCTCGTGCTTTAATTCAATCACCGCAAATACTCCTAGCCGATGAACCCACAACGGGATTAGATGTCATCGCCACCCAACAAGTAATGGAGACTTTAGCCGAATTACACGCCCAGCAAGGTATGACAGTTATCGCAGTTCTGCATGATTTGGGAATAGCTGCCAGATATGCCCAACGAGCGATCATTCTAGATGCCGGACGCATTGTTTATGAGGGTTCCTGTGATAACCTGCAAGCCCAGTTTGTGGTAAATAATCAATAG
- a CDS encoding phosphate/phosphite/phosphonate ABC transporter substrate-binding protein has translation MSVGQKGLLGAGAALMALMGVAVTTVSSIQATTANSISNQQAPRLLAQKLKTLTVIFPSRSDSTDLQSKADAVAAFLSKDLGIPVKAQIGDDTAAVEALRANRADVAFLSSRPALKAEQLANARLYLAEVRDSYSGRFTYNSIFVVRNNSPLKSRNNAKATLEQLRGKKMAFTSPTSGSGFIFPVSELVKQGFVPDRDRLDGFFGQVAYGGNYSKALQAVVRGQADVAVVSEYAMSPPYITAEEKNQLRVLHKISGVPAHGIAIDDDVAAPDRERIINSLLKLNQSQNNPLLRNLYNSTELVRVDHSRHLAPVRDALKRVGIEP, from the coding sequence ATGAGTGTAGGCCAAAAAGGCTTGTTAGGTGCTGGCGCGGCATTGATGGCGCTAATGGGTGTAGCAGTTACTACCGTTAGTAGTATCCAAGCGACAACTGCTAATTCTATTTCTAATCAACAAGCGCCGCGCTTACTTGCCCAAAAACTGAAGACTTTAACAGTAATTTTTCCCAGTCGTTCTGATTCCACAGATTTGCAATCTAAGGCAGATGCTGTAGCAGCTTTTTTATCAAAAGATTTGGGTATTCCTGTCAAAGCACAGATAGGTGATGATACTGCGGCAGTGGAAGCGTTGAGAGCTAATCGGGCTGATGTGGCTTTTTTGAGCAGTCGTCCAGCGTTGAAAGCTGAACAATTAGCAAATGCTCGTTTGTATCTAGCAGAAGTACGTGATAGCTATTCTGGCAGATTCACTTATAATTCCATATTTGTTGTCCGCAACAATAGCCCATTGAAATCCAGAAATAATGCCAAAGCCACCCTAGAACAGCTACGGGGCAAAAAAATGGCATTTACTTCTCCCACCTCAGGTTCAGGATTTATTTTCCCAGTTAGTGAATTAGTTAAACAGGGGTTCGTCCCTGACCGCGATCGCCTTGATGGTTTCTTTGGTCAAGTTGCTTATGGTGGTAACTACAGCAAAGCCTTACAAGCCGTAGTGCGCGGTCAAGCGGATGTGGCTGTTGTCTCTGAATATGCCATGTCTCCACCGTACATTACAGCAGAAGAAAAAAATCAGTTGCGAGTACTGCATAAAATTTCTGGTGTACCCGCCCACGGTATAGCTATTGATGATGACGTAGCTGCACCCGATAGAGAAAGAATTATTAATTCGCTACTCAAGTTAAATCAGTCACAAAATAACCCTCTGCTACGTAACTTGTACAACTCCACTGAATTAGTGAGAGTAGATCACAGTCGTCACCTAGCACCAGTTCGTGATGCTCTTAAACGCGTTGGCATCGAACCATAA
- a CDS encoding mannose-1-phosphate guanyltransferase has protein sequence MRAVLMAGGSGTRLRPLTCDLPKPMVPILNRPIAEHIINLLKRHHITEVIATLHYLPDVLRDYFQDGGDFGVQMTYAVEEDQPLGTAGCVKNIAELLDETFLVISGDSITDFDLGEAIAFHKQKQSKATLILTRVPNPIEFGVVITDEAGKIKRFLEKPSTSEIFSDTVNTGTYILEPEVLEYLPSNTECDFSKDLFPLLLAKDEPMYGYVAEGYWCDVGHLDAYREAQYDGLDRKVKLDFAYRENSPGLWIGQNTYIDPSAHIEAPAVIGNNCRIGARVQIEAGTVIGDNVTIGADANLKRPIVWNGAIIGEEAQLSACVISRGTRVDRRAHVLEASVVGSLSTVGEEAQISPGVRVWPSKKIESGAILNINLIWGNTAQRNLFGQRGVQGLANIDISPEFAVKLGAAYGSTLKPGAKVTVSRDQRNVSRMVTRSLIAGLMSVGVDIQNLDATAIPIARTVIPTMGVAGGIHVRVHPDRADYILIEFMDHKGINISKAQEKKIEGAYFKEDMRRALTHEIGDVAYPSQVIDLYCTAFEKLLNVSTLNNSRAKVVIDYVYAVSGAVLPQMLDKFGADAVVLNASLNKNAVTTTDRETLLTQLGHVVEALKANFGVQVSANGEQLILVDESGYPIRGELLTALMVDMILTSNPRGTVVVPVHASSAVEQVARRHDGRIIRTKANATALMEACQKNPNVVLGGSGETGFIFPQLHPGFDSMFCIAKIIEMLTIQERSLATVRSELPRVIYRTHTIRCPWSAKGALMRYLVETHPAQNLELIDGVKIRQPFDDSWLLVLPDASEPLVHLYANSHERDWVDETVRDYRSRVQSFVERQQEYHPAEV, from the coding sequence ATGCGTGCAGTGCTGATGGCAGGCGGTTCCGGAACGCGACTTCGCCCGTTAACTTGTGATCTACCAAAACCAATGGTACCGATCCTCAATCGCCCAATTGCCGAACATATCATTAATCTCCTCAAGAGACATCACATTACAGAAGTTATTGCCACCTTGCATTATCTACCTGATGTCTTGCGAGACTATTTTCAAGATGGCGGTGATTTTGGTGTGCAGATGACCTACGCCGTCGAAGAAGACCAGCCTCTGGGAACAGCAGGTTGCGTGAAAAACATTGCCGAACTTCTGGATGAAACTTTTTTAGTAATTAGCGGTGATAGCATCACAGATTTTGATTTAGGAGAAGCGATCGCTTTTCACAAACAAAAACAGTCAAAAGCTACTCTAATTTTAACAAGGGTTCCTAACCCTATAGAATTTGGTGTCGTAATCACCGATGAAGCAGGCAAAATTAAACGCTTTTTAGAAAAACCATCTACCAGCGAAATTTTTTCTGATACCGTTAATACTGGAACATACATTCTGGAACCAGAAGTTTTAGAATATCTCCCATCCAATACAGAATGTGACTTTTCTAAAGATTTATTTCCTCTGCTGCTGGCCAAAGACGAGCCAATGTATGGTTACGTTGCCGAAGGTTACTGGTGCGATGTCGGACACTTAGATGCTTATCGGGAAGCTCAGTATGATGGTTTAGATCGTAAGGTAAAACTAGATTTTGCTTACAGGGAAAATTCTCCTGGCTTGTGGATAGGACAAAATACTTATATTGACCCCTCTGCACATATAGAAGCCCCAGCCGTGATAGGTAACAATTGCCGTATCGGTGCGAGAGTACAAATTGAGGCTGGAACTGTGATTGGGGATAATGTCACCATTGGTGCTGATGCCAATCTCAAGCGTCCGATTGTGTGGAATGGGGCAATTATTGGGGAAGAAGCCCAGTTGAGTGCTTGTGTAATCTCTCGTGGAACCCGTGTAGACCGCCGCGCCCATGTGTTAGAAGCCTCTGTAGTGGGTTCTTTGTCCACGGTTGGGGAAGAAGCCCAGATTAGCCCCGGTGTCAGAGTTTGGCCTAGTAAAAAGATTGAATCAGGGGCAATTTTAAACATCAACTTGATTTGGGGTAACACCGCCCAACGAAACTTATTTGGGCAACGTGGGGTACAAGGATTAGCAAATATCGATATCAGCCCAGAGTTTGCGGTGAAGTTAGGGGCTGCTTATGGTTCTACTTTAAAACCTGGTGCAAAAGTAACTGTGTCCCGTGACCAACGCAATGTTTCCCGCATGGTGACGCGATCGCTCATTGCAGGTTTAATGTCTGTAGGTGTCGATATTCAAAACCTCGATGCAACAGCCATCCCCATCGCCCGGACAGTTATACCCACAATGGGAGTTGCGGGAGGGATTCATGTACGAGTACACCCCGATCGCGCCGACTATATCCTGATAGAATTCATGGATCATAAGGGGATTAATATCTCCAAAGCCCAAGAAAAGAAAATTGAAGGGGCTTATTTCAAGGAAGATATGCGCCGGGCTTTAACTCATGAAATTGGTGATGTGGCTTACCCCAGCCAAGTTATTGACCTTTACTGCACAGCTTTTGAGAAACTGTTGAATGTTTCTACCCTCAACAACAGCCGGGCAAAAGTCGTAATTGACTATGTTTATGCTGTATCTGGGGCTGTTTTACCCCAAATGCTAGATAAATTTGGTGCTGACGCAGTGGTACTAAATGCCAGTCTGAATAAAAATGCTGTCACCACAACCGATAGGGAAACACTACTGACTCAGCTAGGTCATGTGGTGGAAGCGTTGAAGGCTAATTTCGGTGTCCAAGTCTCCGCTAACGGCGAACAGCTCATTTTAGTTGACGAATCAGGCTACCCCATTCGCGGCGAACTATTAACCGCACTGATGGTAGATATGATTTTGACTTCCAACCCCAGAGGGACGGTAGTTGTGCCGGTTCATGCTTCCAGTGCGGTGGAACAAGTCGCCCGTCGCCATGATGGTAGGATCATTCGCACCAAAGCCAATGCGACAGCCTTGATGGAAGCTTGTCAGAAAAATCCCAATGTGGTGTTAGGTGGTAGCGGCGAAACTGGCTTTATCTTTCCCCAACTGCATCCGGGGTTTGACTCCATGTTCTGCATTGCCAAAATCATTGAAATGTTAACCATACAAGAGCGATCGCTGGCTACTGTACGATCAGAATTACCCCGTGTGATTTACAGAACCCACACCATCCGTTGTCCCTGGTCGGCTAAAGGTGCATTGATGCGCTACTTAGTGGAAACTCACCCAGCCCAAAACCTCGAACTCATCGATGGGGTGAAGATTCGCCAACCCTTTGATGATAGTTGGTTGTTAGTTTTACCAGATGCTAGTGAACCATTAGTACATTTGTATGCGAACAGTCACGAGCGCGACTGGGTAGATGAGACGGTGAGGGATTACCGTTCCCGTGTGCAGAGTTTCGTAGAGAGACAGCAGGAATATCATCCGGCGGAAGTGTGA
- a CDS encoding murein hydrolase activator EnvC family protein: MKAPIVQQRRFWKLCIVLCCVLSVFLVLLPVFANNSASIDTLKQQQQQIQQERQNVVQERDRLTNLQKAAQNRLTGIANNLQTTNSQIKDSELRLQQANQRLQQLEAKLAVTERAYEERQVATVARLRYLQRSPLNQGWAVLLQSRDISDFFSRRHQLKLVYRADQQILAKLSTQANLINQQKTEVEEQKNAIALIREQLLGQKSDYQAQAQSQSELIQRLSSDRLALEAAQNQLEKDSKNLEGLIQQKVAEAKAREAAQAKTNSRRNILIKGTGLFAFPSNAPTSSPFGWRVHPILGYRRFHAGLDFAASYGSTIRAADSGTVIFAGWYGGYGRTVIINHGGGITTLYGHASELYVSEGQTVQRGQAIASVGSTGLSTGPHLHFEVRRNGTPVNPADYL, from the coding sequence ATGAAAGCGCCAATTGTCCAACAAAGAAGATTTTGGAAATTATGTATTGTATTGTGCTGTGTTTTGTCCGTGTTTTTAGTATTATTACCAGTATTTGCAAATAATTCAGCTTCCATTGATACCCTAAAACAGCAACAGCAACAAATTCAACAAGAAAGGCAAAATGTTGTACAAGAACGCGATCGCCTCACTAATCTACAAAAAGCAGCGCAAAATCGCCTGACTGGTATTGCCAATAACTTGCAAACCACCAACAGTCAAATTAAAGATAGTGAATTGCGATTACAACAAGCCAACCAGCGCCTCCAGCAGCTAGAAGCAAAGTTAGCTGTTACAGAACGTGCTTATGAAGAACGTCAAGTTGCGACGGTAGCACGATTGCGATATCTTCAGCGATCGCCTCTCAATCAAGGATGGGCTGTTTTATTGCAAAGCAGAGATATCAGTGACTTTTTCAGTCGTCGTCATCAGTTGAAGTTAGTTTATCGGGCAGACCAGCAAATTTTAGCGAAACTCAGCACTCAAGCCAACTTGATTAATCAACAAAAAACAGAAGTAGAGGAGCAAAAAAACGCAATTGCTCTAATTAGAGAGCAACTATTGGGGCAAAAATCCGATTATCAAGCTCAAGCTCAATCCCAGTCAGAATTAATACAACGCTTAAGTAGCGATCGCCTCGCCTTAGAAGCCGCACAAAATCAACTAGAGAAAGATTCTAAAAACCTGGAAGGGTTAATCCAACAAAAGGTAGCCGAAGCTAAAGCCAGAGAAGCAGCGCAAGCAAAAACCAACAGCCGGAGAAATATCTTGATCAAGGGGACAGGACTATTTGCCTTTCCTAGCAATGCGCCTACAAGTAGTCCCTTCGGTTGGCGGGTACACCCCATTCTCGGCTATCGCAGATTTCACGCCGGGTTAGATTTTGCCGCTAGTTATGGCAGTACAATCAGGGCAGCCGATTCGGGAACAGTGATTTTTGCTGGTTGGTATGGCGGTTATGGTAGAACTGTGATTATTAATCACGGCGGTGGTATCACAACACTGTATGGACACGCCAGTGAATTATATGTTTCCGAGGGGCAAACAGTACAACGAGGACAGGCGATCGCCTCTGTTGGTTCTACAGGCTTATCTACTGGGCCACATCTGCATTTTGAAGTTCGTCGCAATGGTACACCAGTCAACCCAGCAGATTATCTTTAG
- a CDS encoding MFS transporter: MDSVPIETAVCINSEILQITPPETTLTLANQSSIRIPKDAIRTSLKASTVDSVFATVYSLGTGGILLSNFLVELDANPIVFGMLSSIPMLVNLIQPLGAYLSERTTSRFRYSMWIFGIARFLWLILFIGVILFTRGSVDSQQLEVLTLSILLITNLLGGLGSASWLSWLAMIVPRRLRGRYFGLRNSAASLTNLICVPLAGLLVSHWYGGTIQGYGVVLLISILFGFLSLGCQYFKIDVNPQSQHEVIQYPQKNEVVDTSASTLPIKIIPPPTNSHSIWKNSNFLMFLVYFGLWMLAVNISAPFFNLYMLDTLNLDVSWVTIYGSLLAGANLLMLILWGKLADKIGNRRILISIGILVALTPLLWLGIGINTLDIWLWLPLLHILLGGTAAAIDLCNNNMQLGIAPLRNQSIYFAIASAVAGVSGAVGTTIGSFIAQFSQYGGLLAAFVLSTALRLLALIPLFFIQEPGK; encoded by the coding sequence ATGGATTCTGTCCCCATTGAAACAGCTGTTTGTATAAATTCCGAAATCCTCCAGATTACTCCACCAGAGACAACACTCACGCTAGCTAATCAATCTAGTATTCGCATTCCTAAAGATGCAATCCGCACTAGTTTAAAAGCATCAACTGTCGATTCTGTATTTGCAACAGTTTATTCTTTGGGTACTGGTGGGATTTTGCTGAGTAATTTTTTGGTGGAGTTAGATGCTAATCCCATCGTCTTCGGGATGTTGTCTTCAATTCCCATGTTGGTCAATCTCATTCAGCCTTTGGGAGCTTACTTATCTGAACGTACCACCAGCCGTTTTCGATACTCCATGTGGATTTTTGGCATCGCACGGTTCTTATGGCTGATTTTATTTATCGGGGTAATTCTATTCACACGGGGAAGTGTCGATTCTCAACAATTAGAAGTATTGACATTATCAATTCTATTAATCACAAATTTGCTGGGAGGATTAGGGAGTGCTTCTTGGTTAAGCTGGCTAGCAATGATTGTTCCTCGGCGCTTACGAGGTAGGTATTTTGGGTTACGTAATAGCGCGGCTAGCTTGACTAATTTGATTTGTGTACCCTTGGCTGGGTTGCTTGTCTCCCACTGGTACGGCGGAACTATCCAAGGTTATGGCGTAGTACTTTTAATTAGTATCTTGTTTGGGTTTTTGAGTTTGGGATGTCAATACTTCAAAATAGATGTGAATCCACAATCACAACATGAGGTTATCCAATATCCTCAAAAAAATGAAGTTGTTGATACATCTGCATCCACCTTGCCAATAAAAATTATCCCACCACCAACTAATTCCCATAGCATTTGGAAAAACTCTAATTTCCTCATGTTTCTGGTTTATTTTGGTCTATGGATGTTGGCTGTAAATATTAGCGCCCCGTTTTTCAATCTCTATATGCTAGACACATTAAATCTAGATGTAAGTTGGGTGACAATTTACGGTAGCCTGCTAGCAGGAGCTAATTTGCTCATGCTAATTTTGTGGGGCAAGTTAGCAGATAAAATCGGTAATCGACGTATTTTAATTTCTATAGGAATTTTAGTAGCGCTGACACCATTACTATGGCTGGGAATTGGTATTAATACTTTGGATATTTGGCTATGGTTGCCTTTATTACATATTTTACTAGGCGGAACTGCGGCGGCTATTGATTTATGTAATAACAATATGCAGTTAGGAATTGCACCATTAAGAAATCAGTCCATTTATTTTGCGATCGCCTCTGCTGTCGCTGGTGTCAGTGGTGCTGTAGGCACAACTATAGGTAGTTTTATCGCCCAATTTTCCCAATATGGAGGTTTATTGGCAGCTTTTGTTCTCTCTACTGCATTGCGCCTGTTAGCGTTAATTCCCTTGTTTTTTATCCAAGAACCGGGGAAGTGA
- the accD gene encoding acetyl-CoA carboxylase, carboxyltransferase subunit beta produces the protein MANNEESRGLKSLFDWFANRRKAGATNPERQEREIADGLWHKCSKCGVLTYTKDLRANQMVCVECGHHNRVDSDERIRQLIDQNTWRPMDENLRATDPLQFRDRKAYSDRLREMEDKLGLLDAVKTGLGQINSSPVALAVMDFRFMGGSMGSVVGEKITRLIEQATQRRYPVVIICTSGGARMQEGMLSLMQMAKISAALERHRDARLLYIPVLTNPTTGGVTASFAMLGDIILAEPKATIGFAGRRVIEQTLREKLPDDFQTAEDLLKHGFVDDIVPRTQLKNTLSQLIALHQPVPTTPPMVLWETMSLSSTAVE, from the coding sequence ATGGCGAACAACGAAGAATCACGCGGTTTAAAGTCTCTATTTGATTGGTTCGCAAACCGACGTAAAGCGGGTGCAACCAACCCCGAACGCCAAGAACGCGAAATTGCCGATGGACTATGGCACAAGTGTTCTAAGTGTGGTGTGTTGACCTATACCAAAGACTTGAGAGCGAATCAAATGGTCTGTGTCGAATGTGGACATCATAATCGGGTAGATAGTGATGAGCGCATCCGTCAACTGATAGATCAGAACACCTGGAGACCGATGGATGAAAATCTGCGGGCTACCGATCCATTGCAGTTCCGCGATCGCAAAGCCTATAGCGATCGCCTGCGGGAAATGGAAGACAAACTCGGCCTATTAGACGCAGTTAAAACTGGTCTGGGGCAAATCAACAGTTCACCCGTTGCTTTAGCTGTCATGGATTTCCGCTTCATGGGCGGTAGCATGGGTTCCGTTGTCGGCGAAAAAATTACCCGCCTGATTGAACAAGCCACCCAGCGACGTTACCCAGTAGTCATCATTTGCACCTCTGGGGGAGCGAGAATGCAGGAAGGAATGCTTTCTCTGATGCAGATGGCTAAAATTTCCGCCGCTTTAGAACGCCACCGCGACGCGAGATTACTTTATATACCTGTACTAACAAATCCTACAACCGGCGGTGTAACGGCTAGTTTCGCCATGTTAGGAGACATTATTTTGGCAGAACCAAAAGCCACAATTGGTTTTGCCGGTCGCAGAGTTATTGAGCAAACCCTCCGGGAAAAACTGCCAGACGACTTTCAAACAGCAGAAGACTTGCTCAAGCACGGTTTTGTCGATGACATCGTACCTCGTACCCAGTTAAAAAACACCTTATCTCAACTAATTGCCCTACACCAACCCGTCCCTACAACCCCCCCTATGGTGCTGTGGGAGACGATGAGTCTTAGTTCCACAGCTGTTGAATAA